In Candidatus Roseilinea sp., one DNA window encodes the following:
- a CDS encoding DNA-binding response regulator, whose protein sequence is MIRVVIFDNELAILEALRETLSGQPDVEIMGEATGADELLQLVHAYRPDVALAGTSPSANLPDVIRQLRSQFVALGIVVFASLDDVVQMSAVLDAGALGYCLRCDELSYVAAAIRAVASGLPCESPTARRWLLERLAAAPDPTVIARFTQREREVLKRLAQGMGRQEIADALRITDRTVREYLERIEEKTGLATREQLIAYAAKHRFDLL, encoded by the coding sequence ATGATCCGGGTTGTGATATTCGATAACGAGTTAGCGATTCTCGAGGCGTTGCGAGAGACGCTGAGCGGCCAACCCGACGTTGAAATCATGGGCGAAGCGACAGGCGCAGATGAGCTGCTACAGCTTGTCCACGCCTATCGGCCCGATGTGGCGTTAGCGGGCACGTCGCCTTCTGCTAATCTTCCCGATGTGATCCGGCAGCTTCGATCACAATTTGTAGCGCTAGGCATCGTCGTATTCGCCTCGTTGGATGATGTTGTCCAGATGTCAGCGGTTCTGGACGCCGGCGCGTTGGGTTATTGCCTGCGATGTGACGAACTTTCGTATGTCGCTGCCGCGATTCGCGCCGTGGCGAGTGGACTGCCATGCGAAAGCCCGACGGCGCGGAGATGGTTGCTTGAACGTCTGGCCGCAGCCCCAGACCCGACGGTGATCGCCCGGTTCACTCAGCGCGAGCGCGAGGTGCTCAAGAGGCTGGCACAAGGCATGGGACGTCAGGAGATTGCCGATGCGTTGCGCATTACTGACCGCACAGTGAGGGAGTATCTGGAGCGCATCGAAGAGAAGACCGGCCTTGCCACGCGCGAACAGTTGATCGCATATGCCGCCAAACACCGCTTCGATCTACTGTAG
- a CDS encoding NUDIX hydrolase → MTRTSDIFVTVDIVIFTLRDGDLQVLLVKRKTPPFEGRWAIPGGFVQHDESLEDAAARVLFDETGVRGVHIEQLYTFGRVDRDPRGRMVTVAYFALVPAPLALHAGNSTSDAQWKSVYDLPEMAFDHAEIVNYALKRLRYKLEYTAVGFQLLPKTFTLSQLQKAYETVLGERLDKRNFRRRILQAKVIEETGEMQSGEGRPAKLYRYREDAVAEVKARRLFP, encoded by the coding sequence ATGACCAGGACATCCGACATCTTCGTCACGGTGGACATCGTGATCTTCACCCTCCGCGACGGCGACCTGCAAGTGCTGCTGGTGAAGCGCAAAACGCCGCCCTTCGAGGGGCGCTGGGCGATTCCGGGCGGCTTCGTGCAACACGACGAATCGCTCGAGGACGCCGCGGCGCGTGTGCTGTTCGATGAGACCGGCGTGCGCGGCGTGCACATCGAACAGCTCTACACCTTCGGCCGGGTGGATCGCGACCCGCGCGGGCGCATGGTGACCGTGGCCTACTTCGCGCTCGTGCCGGCGCCGCTGGCGCTGCACGCCGGCAACAGCACCAGCGATGCACAATGGAAGTCGGTCTACGACCTGCCGGAGATGGCCTTCGATCACGCCGAGATCGTCAACTACGCGCTCAAGCGGCTGCGCTACAAGCTGGAGTACACCGCGGTCGGCTTCCAGTTGTTGCCCAAGACGTTTACGCTCAGCCAGTTGCAGAAGGCCTACGAGACGGTGCTGGGCGAGCGCCTGGACAAGCGCAATTTCCGCCGGCGCATCCTGCAGGCGAAGGTCATCGAGGAGACCGGGGAGATGCAGAGCGGCGAAGGTCGTCCCGCGAAGTTGTATCGCTACCGCGAAGACGCCGTGGCCGAGGTGAAGGCGCGACGGTTGTTCCCGTAA
- a CDS encoding creatinine amidohydrolase, translating into MARSWRYDEHTWPEIKARIAEQPVVVLPIGAVEDHGRHMALNTDNVILEGIVHAAAQRAPDDMIVLPTIPYGFDEHHMDFPGTISIGLHTLIDFASDVAISVARHGFTHILIANGHGSNHAICDLVARNVVIATGMICASMSPNAAIDPTLAQDVIATERRSGMGGIAHACEYETSMMLYLRPDLVDMALAEADFGQLTLKYFNWDHGEPSVLNWQDWWSRFSRHGVAGDATVATATFGEHCFTVTVERFIELVREFRTIQIKPRTDHH; encoded by the coding sequence ATGGCGAGAAGCTGGCGCTACGATGAGCATACCTGGCCGGAGATCAAGGCGCGCATCGCCGAACAGCCCGTCGTCGTGCTGCCGATCGGCGCGGTGGAGGACCATGGCCGGCACATGGCGCTCAACACCGACAACGTCATCCTCGAGGGCATCGTCCACGCTGCTGCCCAGCGCGCGCCCGACGATATGATCGTGTTGCCCACCATCCCCTACGGCTTCGACGAGCACCATATGGACTTTCCCGGCACGATCAGCATCGGGCTGCATACCCTGATAGACTTCGCCAGCGATGTCGCGATTAGCGTGGCGCGCCACGGCTTCACCCATATCCTCATCGCCAACGGCCACGGCAGCAACCATGCCATCTGCGACTTGGTGGCGCGCAACGTCGTCATCGCCACCGGCATGATCTGCGCCAGCATGTCGCCGAACGCGGCCATAGATCCGACGCTGGCGCAAGACGTGATCGCCACCGAGCGGCGCAGCGGCATGGGTGGCATCGCGCACGCCTGCGAATACGAGACCAGCATGATGCTCTACCTGCGCCCCGACCTGGTGGACATGGCGCTGGCCGAGGCGGACTTCGGCCAGCTCACGCTCAAATACTTCAACTGGGATCACGGCGAGCCGAGTGTGCTGAACTGGCAGGACTGGTGGAGCCGGTTCTCGCGCCACGGCGTGGCGGGCGACGCGACCGTGGCCACAGCGACGTTCGGCGAGCACTGCTTCACCGTCACCGTCGAGCGGTTCATCGAGCTGGTGCGCGAGTTTCGCACGATCCAAATCAAGCCCCGCACCGATCACCACTGA
- a CDS encoding metallophosphoesterase, whose protein sequence is MKLAILSDIHGNYPALLNVIAHVEAWRPDVVVVAGDTVNRGPRSAECLELTLAKAREAGWLTVIGNHEEYVIAQSKPDCPLHGPKADIQRASRWTYEQLNRDVSALEAMPFAHDLSGPGGDVRITHGSMLGTRDGVYPRTTDDELVPKLGQPLPAVFCVGHTHQPLTRTLDGALVINAGSVGLPFDGDWRSSYAQVTWQGGGWHARIVRLEYDRQQAERDFCETGFLDEGGPLARVMLRELQIASGLIYSWAKEFEQPVLDGELTIEQSVERFLQRY, encoded by the coding sequence ATGAAGCTCGCCATCCTCAGCGACATCCATGGCAACTATCCGGCGCTGCTCAACGTCATCGCGCACGTCGAAGCGTGGCGACCGGATGTCGTGGTCGTCGCCGGCGATACCGTCAACCGCGGGCCGCGCTCGGCAGAGTGTCTGGAGCTGACCCTCGCCAAGGCGCGCGAGGCCGGCTGGCTGACCGTCATCGGCAATCACGAGGAGTACGTCATCGCCCAGAGCAAGCCCGACTGCCCACTGCACGGGCCCAAGGCCGATATCCAACGCGCGTCGCGCTGGACGTATGAGCAGTTGAACCGCGACGTGTCGGCGCTGGAAGCGATGCCGTTCGCACACGATCTATCCGGCCCAGGCGGCGACGTGCGGATCACGCACGGCTCGATGCTCGGCACGCGCGATGGCGTGTATCCCAGGACGACCGACGACGAACTCGTCCCCAAGCTGGGGCAGCCGCTGCCGGCGGTGTTCTGTGTCGGGCACACGCACCAGCCGTTGACGCGCACGCTCGACGGTGCGCTGGTCATCAACGCCGGCTCGGTGGGGTTGCCGTTCGACGGCGATTGGCGGTCGAGCTACGCGCAGGTGACCTGGCAGGGCGGCGGTTGGCATGCGCGCATCGTGCGCTTGGAGTACGACCGGCAGCAGGCCGAGCGGGATTTCTGCGAGACCGGCTTCTTGGATGAAGGCGGACCGCTGGCGCGTGTGATGCTGCGTGAACTGCAGATCGCTTCGGGACTGATCTACAGTTGGGCGAAGGAATTCGAACAGCCGGTGCTCGATGGCGAACTCACCATTGAGCAGTCCGTCGAACGCTTCTTGCAGCGGTATTAG
- a CDS encoding nucleoside triphosphate pyrophosphohydrolase — MIIVLGLGPGDAKLLTREAWDLLSASERVYLRTRRHPAVAGLPPHLELHDFDALYDDATSFDDVYVRIAEAVIEAARTASGDVIYAVPGHPLVGEASVWLILQRARQLGIPTRLVGGLSFIEPTLEALSAEFLVSSSDHTSTAPTRLSTHNLQPLSLDPLDGLQICDALEIAALHHPPLNPDKPALIAQIHSRAVASDVKLTLMNQYPPQHPVFVVRGGVGSEGGAAPAASPCLLVPLSRLDHADRFDHLTSLYVPPLPQPGGLESLQETIAHLRAPEGCPWDREQTHESLRSTLLEETYEVLAAIDAGDLEALKEELGDLLLNVVLQAQIAAEAEEFRMSDVIAEVDAKLRRRHPHVFGDVVVNDSGEVVANWNAIKRREKAEKGEEDGSVLDGIAPALPALAQAQKMAHRAEKAGFRWNSHGDRLAKVREELEEAANARDDAHRAEEIGDLLFTIADWADGYGIDVETAAREANLKFARRFRALERIARERGLTLSAMSQAEMLAIWQEIKQSE, encoded by the coding sequence GTGATAATCGTTCTTGGTTTAGGCCCCGGCGACGCAAAACTCTTGACGCGGGAAGCTTGGGATCTGCTCAGCGCCAGCGAGCGCGTATACCTGCGGACGCGCCGCCATCCGGCCGTCGCCGGGTTGCCCCCGCACCTCGAGCTGCACGACTTCGACGCGCTCTACGACGACGCAACCAGCTTCGACGACGTATATGTCCGGATCGCCGAAGCCGTGATCGAGGCGGCCCGGACGGCGTCCGGCGACGTAATATATGCCGTGCCCGGCCACCCGCTCGTCGGTGAAGCCAGCGTGTGGCTCATCCTCCAGCGTGCCCGGCAGCTCGGCATCCCGACCCGCCTCGTCGGCGGTTTGAGCTTCATCGAACCTACGCTGGAAGCTTTGAGTGCTGAGTTTTTGGTTTCGAGTTCGGATCACACCTCGACCGCACCGACTCGACTCTCAACCCACAACCTTCAACCCCTCTCGCTCGATCCGCTGGACGGCCTGCAGATCTGCGACGCGCTCGAAATCGCCGCGCTCCATCATCCCCCGCTGAACCCGGATAAGCCGGCGCTGATCGCCCAAATCCACTCGCGCGCCGTCGCCTCCGACGTCAAGCTCACGCTGATGAACCAGTATCCGCCGCAACATCCCGTCTTCGTCGTTCGCGGTGGCGTCGGCAGCGAGGGGGGAGCAGCGCCCGCCGCGTCGCCTTGTCTCCTCGTCCCCCTGTCTCGGCTCGACCACGCCGACCGCTTCGACCATCTGACGTCGCTCTACGTGCCGCCGCTGCCGCAGCCGGGCGGCTTGGAGTCGCTGCAGGAGACGATCGCGCACTTGCGCGCGCCGGAAGGCTGCCCGTGGGATCGCGAACAAACGCATGAGTCGCTGCGCAGCACGCTGCTCGAAGAGACCTACGAGGTGCTGGCGGCGATTGATGCCGGCGACCTGGAGGCGCTGAAAGAGGAGCTGGGCGACTTGTTGCTCAACGTAGTGTTGCAGGCGCAGATTGCCGCCGAGGCCGAGGAGTTCCGCATGAGCGACGTGATCGCCGAGGTGGACGCTAAGCTGCGGCGGCGGCATCCGCACGTGTTCGGCGATGTGGTCGTCAACGACTCCGGCGAGGTCGTCGCCAACTGGAACGCTATCAAACGCCGGGAGAAGGCCGAGAAGGGGGAAGAAGACGGTTCGGTCTTGGACGGCATTGCGCCGGCGCTGCCGGCACTGGCCCAAGCGCAGAAGATGGCCCACCGCGCGGAGAAGGCCGGCTTTCGCTGGAACAGCCACGGCGACCGGCTGGCCAAGGTGCGCGAAGAGTTGGAGGAGGCAGCCAACGCCCGCGACGATGCGCACCGCGCCGAGGAGATCGGCGATCTGTTGTTCACCATTGCCGACTGGGCCGACGGCTATGGAATTGACGTCGAGACTGCAGCGCGCGAGGCCAACCTGAAGTTCGCCCGCCGCTTCCGCGCATTGGAGCGGATTGCCCGCGAGCGCGGGCTGACGTTGAGCGCGATGAGCCAGGCCGAGATGCTGGCGATTTGGCAGGAGATCAAGCAGTCGGAATGA
- a CDS encoding ATPase, with the protein MASLPGPLSLSDPKPKKQKKKIDIPYNRWPNRIRRAIRSFIKIFILVSLGITIYQLATIDDVSLNMFFSAVGLAIDLSLRIMAVLLSIVLQFGLLFWFLSRPQVEIIRPGDDTTVTFDDYWGQPQLVKLVKQWMSLLRDRKEFEKMGGKYISGLLLYGPPGTGKTMLAKAIAGESGMAFISAQGTSFQGMFWGMDILKVLRFCKWARDLAKKYGACVAYIDEIDAVGMNRGGVRGSGPMMGSFTGFGLGMFALSTLLSQMDGMNQPSRSEKFWRRVYRTFGREYKPKRNWHVMWMGSTNRPDVLDPALTRSGRLDTKIAVEAPDRASRRLIIQGYLSKIQHDDTVDIEAIVADTAGMTPADISGAITKDAVRLAFFDGRKKVSQKDIDKAFMEQTVGIETPVEEMDESQRRVLAYHEAGHAVAQYYVMPDQKIVRATIVRLSTGAQGHVMPVDTIDQHIEPVMRYAYDIIVSLAGRAAEKILTGEMFASTGGDYRNVQINLWKLAVYGYFGPRMAMRFGAFGADNMSSALSQDDVLEKYWLQMEQVTEKLLRRHWKEVTALAEELLAKNTLNGKEVVEIIEANQSLEAFKEEEIIPRTLAAIRAQTLAELRSGKSGGQLLNEPIPAAVEVNGASSQVADNEPVVIINGASNGSASHQPASVTSGTEAGSQPGEGPTLISSGIGDFTPEIVNGQDPEPPQPEQK; encoded by the coding sequence ATGGCGAGCCTTCCCGGCCCACTGAGTTTGTCCGATCCTAAACCCAAAAAGCAAAAGAAAAAGATCGACATTCCATACAACCGCTGGCCGAATCGCATTCGCCGGGCGATCCGCAGCTTCATCAAAATCTTCATCCTGGTCAGCCTCGGCATCACCATCTACCAGTTGGCCACGATTGACGACGTATCGCTGAACATGTTCTTCAGCGCCGTCGGGTTGGCGATAGATCTGTCTTTGCGCATCATGGCCGTGCTGCTGAGCATCGTGCTGCAGTTCGGCTTGCTGTTCTGGTTCCTTTCCCGTCCCCAGGTCGAGATCATCCGCCCCGGCGACGACACCACCGTGACGTTCGACGACTACTGGGGCCAGCCCCAGCTCGTTAAGCTGGTCAAGCAATGGATGAGCCTGCTGCGCGACCGCAAGGAATTCGAGAAGATGGGCGGCAAGTACATCAGCGGCTTGTTGCTCTACGGCCCGCCCGGCACCGGTAAGACCATGCTGGCCAAAGCCATCGCCGGCGAATCGGGCATGGCTTTCATCAGCGCGCAGGGCACCAGCTTCCAGGGCATGTTCTGGGGCATGGATATCCTGAAGGTGCTGCGCTTCTGCAAGTGGGCGCGCGACCTGGCCAAGAAATACGGCGCATGCGTGGCCTACATTGACGAGATTGACGCCGTCGGCATGAACCGCGGCGGCGTGCGCGGCAGCGGCCCGATGATGGGCAGCTTCACCGGCTTCGGCCTGGGCATGTTCGCGCTCTCCACGCTGCTGAGCCAGATGGACGGCATGAACCAGCCCTCGCGCAGCGAGAAGTTTTGGCGGCGCGTCTATCGCACTTTCGGACGGGAATACAAGCCCAAGCGCAACTGGCACGTCATGTGGATGGGCAGCACCAACCGCCCGGACGTGCTCGACCCGGCGCTCACCCGCTCCGGCCGGCTGGACACCAAGATCGCCGTGGAAGCGCCTGACCGCGCCAGCCGTCGGCTCATCATCCAGGGCTACTTGAGCAAGATCCAGCACGACGACACGGTGGACATCGAGGCGATCGTAGCCGACACCGCCGGCATGACGCCCGCCGACATCTCCGGCGCCATTACCAAGGACGCCGTCCGCTTGGCGTTCTTCGACGGCCGCAAGAAGGTCAGCCAGAAAGACATTGACAAAGCCTTCATGGAGCAGACCGTCGGCATCGAGACGCCGGTGGAAGAGATGGACGAATCGCAGCGGCGCGTGCTGGCCTACCACGAAGCCGGCCACGCCGTGGCGCAGTACTACGTCATGCCCGACCAGAAGATCGTGCGCGCGACGATCGTGCGCCTATCCACCGGCGCGCAGGGCCACGTCATGCCGGTGGACACGATTGACCAGCACATCGAGCCGGTGATGCGTTACGCCTACGACATCATCGTGTCGCTGGCCGGCCGCGCCGCTGAGAAAATCCTCACCGGCGAGATGTTCGCCTCCACCGGTGGCGACTACCGCAATGTGCAGATCAACCTGTGGAAGCTGGCCGTGTATGGCTACTTCGGCCCGCGCATGGCGATGCGCTTCGGCGCATTCGGCGCCGATAACATGTCCTCGGCTCTGTCTCAGGACGACGTGCTCGAGAAGTATTGGCTCCAGATGGAGCAGGTGACCGAGAAGCTGCTCCGCCGGCACTGGAAAGAAGTGACCGCGCTCGCCGAGGAACTTCTTGCCAAGAACACCTTGAACGGCAAAGAGGTAGTCGAGATCATCGAGGCCAACCAGAGCCTGGAGGCCTTCAAGGAAGAGGAGATCATTCCGCGCACGCTGGCGGCCATCCGTGCCCAGACGCTGGCCGAATTGCGCAGCGGCAAGAGCGGCGGCCAGTTGTTGAACGAACCCATCCCCGCTGCCGTCGAGGTCAACGGGGCAAGCAGCCAAGTCGCTGACAATGAGCCAGTGGTGATCATCAACGGCGCGTCGAATGGCAGCGCGTCGCACCAGCCAGCATCGGTGACCAGCGGCACGGAAGCGGGCAGCCAGCCCGGCGAAGGGCCGACGCTGATCAGCAGCGGCATCGGCGATTTCACTCCTGAGATCGTCAACGGCCAGGATCCCGAGCCACCCCAACCCGAGCAGAAGTGA
- a CDS encoding K+/H+ antiporter codes for MPIEQLLLIVAGLLALSVLASKASGVLGVPSLVLFLAIGMLAGSEGLGGIYFDDARLAQAVGVVAFIFILFSGGLDTAWIEVRPVLKHGLALATVGVLITALAVGLFATAVLGFSLLEGLLFGAVISSTDAAAVFSLMRMRATRLAGNLEPLIELESGSNDPMAVFLTIGMISLLTTPGASVLSLVPMFALQMSLGAAFGLVIGYLGVRVMNRIRLQADGLYVVITIAIVLVAYSATTLAGGNGFLAVYLCGLYMGNQDFIHKRSLSRFHDGLAWLMQIAMFLTLGLLVFPSQLLPLTGVALLSAAFLVFVARPAAVLLSLFWARMSLRELALVSWVGLRGAAPIILATFPLVAGLPQAALIFNLVFFVVLTSVLLQGTTVSLVANWLGLNLPEERRPPPTIRLIDGSRARPIDIRISATSPAVGKQIVDLHLPHGALIVLITRNGNHIVPTGSTVIEANDTLTLLASKEDAESARQQILKS; via the coding sequence ATGCCCATCGAACAACTGCTGCTCATCGTCGCCGGACTGTTGGCCTTGAGCGTGCTGGCGAGCAAGGCTTCCGGCGTGCTCGGCGTGCCATCGTTGGTGTTGTTCCTCGCCATCGGCATGCTGGCCGGATCGGAAGGCCTTGGCGGCATCTACTTCGATGACGCGCGGCTGGCGCAGGCGGTGGGCGTGGTCGCGTTCATCTTCATCCTGTTTTCGGGCGGCCTGGACACGGCGTGGATTGAAGTGAGGCCGGTGCTGAAGCACGGCCTGGCGTTGGCGACGGTGGGTGTGCTCATCACCGCATTGGCCGTAGGGTTGTTCGCGACGGCCGTGCTGGGCTTTTCGCTCCTGGAGGGGCTGTTGTTCGGCGCCGTCATCTCGTCCACCGACGCCGCTGCGGTGTTCAGCCTGATGCGTATGCGCGCCACCCGCCTGGCCGGCAACCTCGAGCCGCTGATCGAATTGGAGTCCGGCAGCAACGATCCGATGGCGGTCTTTCTCACGATCGGCATGATCAGCCTGCTGACCACGCCGGGCGCAAGCGTGCTCAGCCTGGTGCCGATGTTCGCCTTGCAGATGTCACTCGGCGCTGCATTCGGGCTGGTGATCGGTTACCTCGGCGTGCGCGTGATGAACCGCATCCGCCTGCAGGCCGATGGGCTTTACGTGGTCATCACCATCGCCATCGTGCTGGTCGCCTACAGCGCCACGACGCTGGCCGGGGGCAACGGCTTCCTGGCAGTGTATCTGTGTGGCCTATATATGGGAAACCAAGACTTCATCCACAAACGCAGCCTATCGCGCTTTCACGATGGCCTGGCCTGGCTGATGCAGATCGCCATGTTCCTCACCCTCGGCCTGTTGGTATTCCCTTCGCAGCTGCTCCCGCTCACCGGCGTGGCCCTGCTGAGCGCGGCCTTTCTGGTCTTCGTGGCGCGGCCGGCGGCGGTCTTGCTCTCGCTGTTCTGGGCGCGCATGTCGCTGCGTGAACTGGCGTTGGTGTCGTGGGTGGGCCTGCGCGGCGCAGCGCCGATCATCCTGGCCACCTTCCCGCTGGTGGCCGGCTTGCCACAGGCCGCCCTGATCTTCAACCTGGTCTTCTTCGTGGTGCTGACCTCGGTCTTGCTCCAAGGCACCACCGTGTCACTGGTGGCGAATTGGCTGGGGTTGAACCTGCCCGAAGAGCGGCGCCCCCCACCGACGATTCGCCTGATAGACGGATCGCGCGCCCGGCCGATTGACATTCGCATCAGCGCGACGTCGCCGGCGGTGGGCAAACAGATCGTGGATCTGCACCTGCCGCACGGCGCGCTGATCGTGCTGATCACGCGTAACGGCAACCACATCGTGCCGACCGGCAGCACGGTGATCGAAGCCAACGACACGCTCACGCTGCTGGCAAGCAAAGAGGATGCAGAATCCGCCCGCCAGCAGATCCTCAAGAGTTGA